The proteins below come from a single Nitrospiraceae bacterium genomic window:
- a CDS encoding sodium-dependent transporter has protein sequence MNISDRQSMHGQWSSRWTFILAATGAAVGLGNIWKFPYLTGQNGGSAFVLVYVLCVGALGIPLMMAEILLGRRGRSTPIRSMQVLAEETNTTQWWQIVGWSGTLAGMLILSYYSVIGGWTLAYIFKSGAGTFTGTSGQFAADTFNNFIGSGATLFLWHTVFMILTMTVVAGGVKGGLEKAIQFLMPTLFLLLLLMVAYSMTTGFFGKGLEFLFTPDFSKLTGASMLTAMGQAFFSLSLGMGTIMIYGSYVPKDTSIGSTSIIIGLADTLVALLAGMAIFPIVFANNMEPGSGPGLIFQTLPVAFGNMPGGLAFGSLFFILLLVAAWTSSISLIEPLVTWLIETYGLSRIKAALYSGFTTWLFGLGTVWSFNWWAEFKFFGLTFFDLLDFVTSNLMLPLGGILIALFAGWLMKAESTQSELNIQHPSLYFAWQSLVRYIAPIAVFIVLLNAIGIL, from the coding sequence ATGAATATTTCCGATCGACAATCCATGCATGGCCAATGGTCCTCCCGATGGACCTTTATCCTCGCGGCCACCGGTGCGGCCGTTGGGTTGGGCAATATTTGGAAATTCCCCTATCTTACGGGACAAAATGGAGGGAGTGCCTTTGTTCTGGTGTATGTCCTCTGCGTGGGAGCCCTGGGGATTCCCTTAATGATGGCCGAAATTTTGTTGGGCCGGAGAGGGCGCTCCACGCCAATTCGTTCCATGCAAGTACTGGCGGAAGAAACCAACACCACACAATGGTGGCAAATTGTTGGCTGGTCCGGCACTCTGGCTGGTATGCTGATCCTTTCCTACTACAGCGTCATTGGCGGCTGGACGCTAGCCTATATCTTCAAGTCAGGTGCGGGGACTTTCACCGGAACCTCGGGCCAATTCGCTGCAGATACCTTTAACAATTTTATAGGAAGCGGAGCCACACTCTTCCTCTGGCACACGGTATTTATGATCCTGACCATGACCGTCGTGGCAGGAGGGGTCAAGGGGGGATTGGAAAAAGCGATTCAATTTCTCATGCCGACCCTTTTCCTCCTTTTGCTGCTCATGGTCGCCTACAGCATGACCACGGGGTTTTTTGGCAAAGGTCTGGAATTTCTCTTTACGCCGGACTTCAGTAAATTGACCGGCGCGAGCATGCTGACGGCCATGGGGCAGGCCTTCTTTAGCCTCAGTCTTGGCATGGGCACCATCATGATCTACGGCTCGTATGTTCCCAAGGACACGTCAATCGGCTCCACCTCAATTATCATTGGCCTGGCTGACACCCTGGTTGCCTTGTTAGCCGGCATGGCCATTTTTCCAATTGTATTTGCAAACAATATGGAACCAGGCTCCGGTCCAGGTCTCATTTTTCAAACACTGCCCGTCGCGTTCGGCAACATGCCCGGCGGCCTCGCCTTCGGTTCGCTCTTTTTCATTCTCTTGCTTGTGGCTGCCTGGACGTCGTCGATTTCTTTGATCGAGCCCCTGGTGACATGGCTCATTGAAACTTATGGATTATCACGAATCAAGGCTGCCCTGTATTCAGGGTTCACCACCTGGTTGTTTGGCCTTGGAACAGTCTGGTCATTCAACTGGTGGGCAGAATTCAAATTTTTCGGACTCACCTTCTTTGATCTGTTAGATTTTGTGACATCCAATCTCATGCTCCCACTGGGCGGGATTCTCATTGCCCTCTTTGCCGGCTGGCTCATGAAGGCCGAAAGCACCCAATCCGAACTCAACATCCAGCATCCCAGCCTCTACTTTGCCTGGCAGTCCCTTGTACGCTACATCGCCCCCATTGCCGTGTTTATTGTCCTATTAAACGCCATTGGCATTTTATAG
- a CDS encoding tetratricopeptide repeat protein: MSVDYEQVMNDAICQGEWDVVYAEARQWSEQADCGPLPYFALNVVYMLRGNFAEAWKVYPRAFGEEADVQLLQEWMARLRVQGSDAPNFLLFEGVFYTQSGRLEEAMASYEQVGALAPHSPYPYFFLAQIYQAKDRIDQAVKAYREAIKRDPSYVAARLKLGVAYQDQGQLEMAIPQYREVLKLRPDDAFGHTNLACALAEQGKIEPAIEEYKKALQINPNDAEVYFALGGLYENKGRLDLAKRQYEEALRLEPNFAPAATAIGWFLYDKGQDDFAMDYFSRALKANPEDAQATFGVGRIYEEKRKPELAVQHYQRALALEKDPDKKMRILNFMDKLLG; this comes from the coding sequence ATGAGTGTAGATTATGAGCAGGTAATGAATGACGCCATTTGCCAAGGAGAATGGGATGTGGTCTATGCAGAGGCGCGACAGTGGTCCGAACAGGCTGACTGCGGGCCTTTGCCCTATTTCGCGCTGAATGTCGTGTACATGTTGCGGGGGAATTTTGCCGAAGCCTGGAAGGTCTATCCTCGGGCTTTTGGAGAAGAGGCCGATGTGCAACTGCTTCAGGAGTGGATGGCGCGCTTGAGGGTTCAGGGATCGGATGCGCCGAATTTTTTATTGTTTGAAGGCGTGTTTTATACCCAATCCGGACGGTTGGAGGAGGCGATGGCCAGTTATGAACAAGTCGGAGCGTTGGCTCCCCACTCTCCCTATCCATACTTTTTTTTGGCGCAAATTTATCAGGCCAAAGACCGCATCGATCAGGCTGTTAAAGCCTACCGCGAAGCGATTAAGCGGGACCCCTCCTATGTGGCAGCTCGCCTCAAACTCGGGGTCGCCTATCAGGATCAAGGGCAGCTGGAAATGGCCATTCCACAATATCGGGAAGTCCTGAAACTCCGTCCCGATGATGCCTTTGGGCATACCAATCTAGCCTGCGCCTTAGCGGAACAAGGTAAAATTGAGCCGGCGATTGAAGAATATAAAAAGGCGTTGCAGATTAATCCCAATGATGCTGAAGTGTATTTCGCTTTGGGAGGGCTTTATGAAAATAAGGGAAGGCTGGATTTAGCGAAACGACAGTACGAAGAGGCCCTTCGGTTGGAACCAAACTTTGCGCCGGCCGCCACCGCGATCGGCTGGTTTTTATATGATAAGGGGCAAGATGATTTTGCCATGGATTATTTTAGTCGAGCGCTCAAAGCAAACCCTGAGGATGCCCAAGCGACCTTCGGGGTTGGCCGGATCTATGAAGAAAAGCGCAAGCCGGAATTGGCGGTGCAGCATTATCAGCGGGCGTTGGCTTTAGAAAAAGACCCGGATAAAAAGATGCGCATTCTCAATTTTATGGATAAATTGCTTGGATAG
- a CDS encoding phosphoglycerate dehydrogenase has translation MNILVSDSLSPKGVEVLERAGFSVDVKTKLTKEELLQEIPKYEGLVVRSATKVTKDVIEAGTRLRIVGRAGTGLDNVDSEAATRRGIVVMNTPGGNTITTAEHTMSMIASMSRKVPQATMSMKAGKWEKTRFMGTELYNKTLGLVGLGQIGSYVAKLAQGWSMNVIGYDPYLAVERAKQMGIEVVDLDELFHRSDVISVHTPLTNETRGLINTETIAKMKDGVMIVNCARGGIINELDLCEALKSQKVAAAAFDVFENEPVDPKHPLMDLDNFICTPHIGASTEEAQENVAIGIAEQFVDYFKRGIARGAVNVPSVAPEALPQLQPYLVLAERMGRFQAQLLDGGIKSVTVEYFGEVAQLTVAPVTVAVLKGLLSPILEDVINYVNAPIVAKERGIEVKEVKSSDAGDFSSLIRIRVEAGSRTYSLGGTLFHRQEPRFVEINQFQVEVVSEGQMILIDNVDRPGVIGMVGQILGQHDVNIARMQCARVERGASALLIIGLDAPLDSAVLDLLKKEKDILSVRMVDLN, from the coding sequence ATGAATATTTTAGTGAGTGACAGCCTTTCCCCTAAAGGAGTTGAAGTCTTAGAGCGGGCCGGATTTTCGGTGGATGTGAAAACCAAGCTCACGAAAGAGGAACTGCTTCAAGAAATTCCCAAATATGAAGGTTTAGTTGTTCGGTCTGCAACCAAAGTCACTAAAGACGTGATTGAGGCAGGCACTCGTCTTCGTATTGTGGGGCGTGCCGGAACCGGTTTGGATAATGTTGACAGTGAGGCGGCAACCCGGCGCGGTATTGTAGTCATGAATACTCCAGGTGGAAATACCATTACCACTGCGGAGCACACGATGTCGATGATAGCCTCGATGAGTCGAAAGGTTCCTCAGGCGACCATGTCCATGAAGGCAGGTAAGTGGGAAAAAACCCGTTTCATGGGAACAGAACTCTATAATAAAACTTTGGGTTTGGTAGGGTTAGGCCAGATTGGTTCGTATGTTGCCAAATTGGCCCAGGGATGGTCCATGAATGTCATTGGCTATGATCCCTATTTGGCCGTGGAGCGGGCCAAGCAAATGGGGATTGAAGTGGTTGACTTAGATGAATTGTTCCATCGTTCTGATGTGATTTCGGTCCATACGCCATTGACCAATGAAACGAGAGGCCTCATTAACACCGAGACCATAGCCAAGATGAAAGATGGGGTCATGATCGTGAATTGTGCCCGAGGCGGTATCATTAATGAGCTGGATTTATGCGAAGCCTTGAAATCCCAGAAAGTTGCCGCGGCGGCCTTTGATGTGTTTGAAAATGAGCCAGTGGATCCCAAGCACCCTCTCATGGATCTTGATAACTTCATCTGCACCCCTCATATAGGTGCTTCTACCGAAGAAGCTCAAGAAAATGTGGCAATTGGAATCGCCGAACAATTCGTTGATTATTTCAAGCGAGGCATTGCCAGAGGAGCTGTGAACGTTCCCTCCGTGGCACCTGAGGCGCTCCCCCAACTTCAACCCTATTTGGTCTTGGCAGAGCGCATGGGTCGATTCCAGGCTCAATTATTAGATGGAGGGATTAAATCCGTTACCGTTGAATATTTTGGTGAAGTGGCTCAACTTACCGTGGCACCTGTGACCGTCGCTGTGTTAAAGGGCCTCCTCTCTCCTATTTTGGAAGATGTCATTAATTACGTAAATGCCCCTATCGTCGCAAAAGAACGTGGTATTGAAGTTAAGGAAGTGAAGAGTAGTGATGCCGGAGACTTCTCCAGTTTAATCCGGATCAGAGTCGAAGCTGGTTCTCGTACATATTCCCTGGGTGGAACTCTTTTTCATCGTCAAGAACCGCGTTTTGTCGAAATAAACCAATTCCAGGTTGAGGTGGTCTCTGAAGGCCAGATGATTTTGATCGATAACGTGGATCGCCCTGGGGTGATCGGTATGGTTGGTCAGATTTTAGGTCAGCATGATGTCAACATTGCCAGGATGCAATGCGCCAGAGTCGAGCGTGGTGCATCAGCACTGCTGATTATTGGTCTGGATGCCCCGCTTGATTCCGCCGTGTTGGATCTTCTCAAGAAAGAGAAAGATATTCTGTCTGTTCGCATGGTTGATCTCAACTAG
- the serC gene encoding 3-phosphoserine/phosphohydroxythreonine transaminase has translation MARLYNFSAGPAILPEEVLKQAQAELPDWHGCGASIMEMSHRGKEFVSVAAEAEQDVRDLLGVPANYKVLFLQGGASTQFATIPMNILRGKSKADYILTGAWGKKAVSDAKKYCTVNVAASSESDNFTSIPPFEGWALSQDAAYVHYTPNETIGGVEFHWVPDTGEVPLVADFSSTILSRPIDVSRFGIIYAGAQKNIGPAGLTLVIVRDDLIGNVLPITPSVYDYAKQAEADSMLNTPPTYAVYIAGLVFKWLKKQGGLPAMSAINQRKAGKLYAAIDGSRFYRNPVEKASRSWMNVPFVLANPDLDKAFLAGAAEAGLTTLEGHRSVGGMRASIYNAMPEAGVDALIDFMADFEKRKA, from the coding sequence ATGGCGCGGTTATATAACTTTAGTGCGGGTCCGGCGATCTTGCCGGAAGAGGTGTTAAAGCAGGCTCAAGCCGAATTGCCCGATTGGCATGGCTGTGGCGCATCAATCATGGAAATGAGTCATCGTGGGAAAGAGTTTGTCTCGGTGGCTGCAGAAGCCGAGCAAGATGTCCGCGATTTATTGGGAGTACCTGCTAATTATAAAGTGCTTTTTTTGCAAGGCGGGGCGTCAACGCAATTTGCCACGATTCCCATGAATATCCTGCGTGGGAAAAGTAAAGCTGATTACATTTTGACGGGTGCGTGGGGCAAAAAAGCCGTAAGCGATGCCAAAAAATATTGTACAGTTAATGTTGCGGCATCTTCCGAAAGCGATAACTTTACGAGTATTCCGCCATTTGAAGGTTGGGCATTAAGTCAAGATGCCGCCTATGTGCATTACACGCCCAATGAAACGATCGGTGGCGTGGAGTTTCACTGGGTCCCAGATACCGGTGAGGTACCGTTAGTTGCCGATTTTTCATCAACCATTTTATCCCGTCCCATTGATGTCAGTCGGTTCGGAATCATTTATGCCGGCGCACAAAAAAATATTGGTCCAGCCGGTTTGACATTAGTGATTGTGCGGGACGACCTGATTGGAAACGTGTTGCCGATTACCCCAAGTGTGTACGATTATGCCAAACAAGCAGAAGCGGATTCTATGCTGAATACACCGCCAACTTATGCTGTGTATATTGCGGGTTTGGTGTTTAAATGGTTAAAAAAGCAAGGTGGGCTTCCGGCGATGAGTGCGATCAATCAACGGAAAGCCGGTAAACTCTATGCAGCCATTGATGGGTCGAGATTTTACCGAAATCCCGTAGAAAAGGCCTCTCGTTCCTGGATGAACGTTCCCTTTGTTTTGGCCAATCCGGATTTGGATAAGGCCTTTCTTGCAGGAGCGGCAGAGGCAGGATTAACCACACTTGAAGGCCATCGTTCAGTTGGCGGAATGCGCGCCAGTATTTATAATGCGATGCCTGAAGCTGGGGTTGATGCGTTAATTGACTTTATGGCGGACTTTGAGAAACGCAAAGCCTGA
- a CDS encoding IS110 family transposase: MNSCGIDLASEASAVCIVNEQGTRVREQMVATEGRELGKALTGLGRLRCVVEAAPLAAWVAQQLETQGHEVILIDPRRAKAVIQTKNKTDKLDARNLAKLAQVGWYTAVHRKTPAARLQRAHLQARNGLVETAQAARIRGLLRAHGVKVGAVSAGQFVATVQALVAEPVPALTTALEPLLLVYHQAQEGAKTLARHVTKQVQQDPICQRLRPVPGVGPLVAGTSVATLEDPTRFRTSTQVAAYLGLVPRVYQSGAANYHGRISKEGGQAAALAVRRSGPCLADPDERELYAQTVGGK; this comes from the coding sequence ATGAACTCCTGTGGCATTGATTTGGCAAGCGAAGCCAGTGCGGTGTGTATCGTGAACGAACAAGGCACCCGCGTCCGCGAACAGATGGTCGCGACCGAAGGCCGTGAGTTGGGCAAGGCGTTGACGGGGTTGGGCCGCTTACGATGTGTGGTGGAAGCGGCGCCCTTAGCGGCATGGGTCGCGCAGCAGTTGGAGACGCAGGGGCATGAGGTGATCCTCATTGATCCACGGCGAGCCAAGGCGGTGATTCAGACCAAGAACAAGACGGACAAGTTGGATGCGCGGAATCTGGCGAAACTGGCGCAGGTTGGGTGGTACACAGCGGTGCATCGGAAAACCCCTGCGGCCCGTCTGCAACGGGCCCACCTGCAAGCCCGCAATGGGCTCGTCGAGACAGCCCAAGCCGCTCGGATTCGGGGCTTGTTGCGGGCGCATGGGGTCAAAGTCGGCGCGGTGTCTGCGGGGCAGTTCGTCGCCACCGTGCAGGCCTTGGTGGCGGAGCCGGTTCCGGCTCTGACCACGGCCCTGGAGCCCTTACTTCTGGTTTATCACCAGGCGCAGGAGGGTGCCAAGACGTTGGCCCGTCATGTCACCAAGCAGGTGCAGCAGGATCCGATCTGTCAGCGCTTGAGGCCAGTGCCGGGCGTGGGGCCCTTGGTGGCGGGGACGTCTGTGGCCACGCTCGAGGATCCCACCCGGTTTCGCACCTCGACGCAAGTGGCTGCCTATCTGGGGTTGGTGCCTCGGGTCTATCAGTCCGGGGCCGCCAACTATCACGGACGGATCAGTAAAGAAGGGGGACAAGCTGCGGCGCTGGCTGTTCGTCGAAGCGGCCCATGTCTTGCTGACCCGGACGAAAGGGAGCTGTACGCTCAAACGGTGGGGGGGAAGTGA
- the hisZ gene encoding ATP phosphoribosyltransferase regulatory subunit encodes MKPPRSLIPIGTATLLPHTAQSVRWLEDQLLAHCSTWGYQEIILPTFEYLDVLAVGLAPEILEKCYKFADWGSGRILVLRPDATAQIARMVAMGLGGDTLPLRFSYRTTVFRYEPEHRGRDREVFQVGFELLGNDTSQSDAEVVTLLAGLLERIGLPEWKISLGHVGFFKALLAQSGLSLSGRKQAEIAAAHKDLPQLEKILETEKLSRSKVKDILQVPERYGRDEVLEWGMRIAGKDKQLLEPLQRLTQVYRQLIASGVQDHILLDLGEFRGFDYYDGVVFDVFTSTFGSEIGGGGRYNHLVGRFGRDLSAIGLGLDLDRVFSALERGGKVGGNGLKPVRIFTSSHQSEASFALAQRLRGIGICVIEEMIEGSPKSALSWVTTVARRRGVPCAMIFEGKTSTPQSVLLLEFTSHSQKPRQTRMLVQELPQRLQAFSHGNI; translated from the coding sequence ATGAAACCACCCCGCTCGCTTATCCCCATTGGCACAGCCACATTACTTCCCCATACGGCGCAAAGCGTTCGGTGGTTGGAAGATCAATTGTTGGCCCATTGTTCAACCTGGGGCTATCAGGAAATCATTCTGCCTACCTTTGAGTATCTTGATGTGTTAGCCGTGGGCTTGGCCCCTGAAATCCTTGAGAAATGCTATAAATTTGCGGATTGGGGGTCAGGCAGAATCCTGGTCTTGCGACCAGATGCGACGGCTCAGATTGCCCGGATGGTGGCCATGGGCCTTGGAGGAGATACTCTTCCCTTGCGGTTTTCCTATCGGACCACGGTTTTTCGGTATGAACCGGAACATCGTGGACGGGATCGTGAAGTATTTCAGGTCGGGTTTGAACTGCTTGGCAATGATACTTCTCAAAGTGATGCCGAAGTCGTGACCTTATTGGCGGGGCTTCTGGAACGGATTGGGTTGCCGGAATGGAAAATTTCTCTTGGTCATGTCGGATTTTTTAAAGCGTTGTTGGCCCAATCCGGCCTGTCTCTTAGCGGGCGAAAGCAGGCAGAAATCGCGGCAGCCCATAAAGACCTTCCACAGCTGGAAAAAATTTTAGAGACTGAAAAGTTATCTCGTTCTAAGGTAAAGGACATCTTGCAGGTGCCCGAACGGTACGGCCGAGACGAAGTGCTGGAATGGGGAATGCGAATCGCTGGAAAGGATAAGCAATTGCTTGAGCCCCTCCAACGTCTAACGCAGGTGTATCGGCAATTGATAGCAAGCGGCGTCCAAGATCATATTCTTTTGGATCTTGGGGAATTTCGTGGTTTTGACTATTACGATGGTGTGGTGTTTGATGTCTTTACTTCTACGTTCGGCAGTGAAATCGGAGGAGGAGGGCGCTACAATCATTTGGTTGGGCGGTTTGGCCGGGACCTTTCCGCCATTGGATTGGGATTGGATTTGGACCGCGTGTTTTCCGCCTTGGAAAGGGGAGGTAAGGTGGGAGGCAATGGATTGAAGCCTGTGAGAATTTTTACCTCTTCTCATCAATCTGAGGCATCATTTGCTCTTGCGCAACGATTACGGGGGATTGGGATTTGTGTGATTGAAGAAATGATAGAAGGTTCTCCAAAATCAGCTTTGAGCTGGGTCACCACAGTTGCTCGGCGTCGAGGAGTGCCTTGTGCAATGATTTTTGAAGGAAAGACTTCCACCCCGCAATCGGTGCTCCTATTAGAATTCACCTCACATTCTCAAAAGCCCCGGCAAACCCGGATGCTGGTTCAAGAGCTTCCTCAACGGTTACAAGCATTCAGCCATGGCAATATCTGA
- the dnaB gene encoding replicative DNA helicase: MAISEAPEVRVPPQNLEAEQSVLGAILLDNAALNRAMEILSEDDFYRTDNRIVYRGMVALSERNQPVDQITLTDYLRGTGELDQIGGASYIAEIVQVVPSAANIRYHSNIVRDKSLLRGLVQTATEVAMRGYEGTTGTNELLEFAEREIFRLAQGHLGGTFAPVSSIIKDSVEIVDRLYSRKERITGVPTGFSDLDNMLAGLQPSDLIIVAGRPSMGKTSLALGMVEYASLRSNAVVGIFSLEMSRAQLVLRMLSSQALLDSHALRTGQLTKHDWVALTEAASRLEQARIFIDDSGNLTLQQMRGKARRLKAEHGLDLLVVDYLQLMEGRGDSESRQQEISDISRALKGLAKELNIPVIALSQLSRAVENRKPPIPVLADLRESGAIEQDADVVMFIYREEVYEPDTEQKGIAQILVRKHRNGPIGEVDLQFHDRYAKFNNLTRERQAGIV, encoded by the coding sequence ATGGCAATATCTGAAGCCCCAGAGGTCCGAGTTCCTCCCCAAAATCTTGAAGCGGAACAATCCGTCCTTGGAGCCATTCTTCTTGATAATGCGGCGCTTAATCGAGCGATGGAAATCTTGTCGGAGGATGACTTTTATCGAACGGACAACCGGATCGTGTATCGTGGCATGGTGGCATTGTCAGAGCGGAATCAACCGGTTGATCAAATTACCCTGACAGACTATTTGCGAGGGACCGGCGAACTCGACCAGATCGGGGGTGCCTCGTATATTGCAGAAATCGTACAGGTGGTGCCCAGTGCCGCCAATATCCGGTATCACAGTAATATTGTTCGCGATAAATCCTTGCTTCGTGGCCTTGTTCAAACCGCCACCGAGGTGGCCATGCGAGGTTATGAGGGGACGACCGGGACGAATGAACTTCTTGAATTTGCCGAACGGGAAATTTTTCGATTGGCTCAGGGGCATTTAGGAGGAACGTTTGCGCCCGTCAGTAGTATTATTAAGGATAGTGTTGAGATTGTTGACCGGTTGTATAGCCGAAAGGAACGGATCACCGGGGTGCCAACCGGGTTTTCGGACTTGGATAATATGCTGGCCGGGCTTCAACCATCTGATTTAATTATTGTGGCGGGTAGGCCGAGTATGGGGAAGACCAGCTTGGCCTTAGGGATGGTCGAATATGCATCGCTTCGATCCAATGCCGTAGTCGGAATCTTTAGTTTAGAAATGTCCCGGGCGCAGCTGGTTTTGCGTATGTTGAGTTCCCAGGCGCTGTTGGACTCTCATGCTCTTCGGACCGGGCAGTTGACTAAACATGATTGGGTAGCCTTAACTGAAGCAGCAAGTCGGTTGGAACAGGCCAGGATTTTCATAGACGATTCTGGAAATTTGACTCTTCAGCAGATGCGAGGGAAGGCTCGACGATTGAAAGCCGAACATGGGTTGGATCTCCTGGTGGTTGATTATTTGCAATTGATGGAGGGGCGTGGAGATTCAGAATCTCGCCAACAAGAAATTTCGGATATTTCCCGGGCCCTGAAAGGATTGGCAAAAGAGCTAAATATTCCTGTGATTGCTCTTTCTCAGTTGAGTCGGGCGGTGGAAAATCGAAAACCGCCCATCCCCGTTCTGGCTGATTTGCGCGAGTCTGGTGCGATTGAGCAAGATGCCGATGTGGTGATGTTTATCTATCGTGAGGAGGTTTATGAGCCTGATACTGAGCAGAAAGGCATTGCGCAAATTCTGGTGAGAAAACATCGGAATGGACCGATTGGAGAAGTGGATCTGCAATTTCATGACCGGTATGCCAAATTTAATAACTTAACGAGAGAGAGACAGGCTGGTATAGTATAA
- a CDS encoding acyloxyacyl hydrolase → MFKGFKREQFIIEMIAVLLMLLMIGTTWGADVDARNRVTKGTLEFGFLTGYWQGNNAFGNEPSANRSAVYFLPQLGLVLTDEIGSGLTSGNVEVLIEPLAAHYYQPFSASAFGGSLMVKYNFLDFGRWMPFWDGGAGMLWTDLGPRIPEQSTQFNFVLQTGPGVSYFVTENTSVTVGIRFHHISNAGIGDRNIGLNGCLFNVGISFFSP, encoded by the coding sequence ATGTTCAAGGGATTCAAAAGGGAACAATTCATCATCGAAATGATCGCCGTGCTGTTGATGCTTCTTATGATTGGAACGACTTGGGGGGCAGATGTTGATGCGAGAAATCGTGTAACCAAGGGCACCCTCGAATTCGGATTTCTCACCGGGTATTGGCAAGGGAATAACGCCTTCGGGAATGAACCGTCAGCGAATCGCAGTGCTGTCTATTTCCTACCTCAATTGGGACTGGTGTTGACGGATGAGATTGGCTCAGGTTTGACCTCGGGTAATGTCGAAGTGTTAATTGAACCGTTGGCTGCCCACTATTACCAACCGTTTAGCGCCTCAGCGTTCGGAGGCTCATTAATGGTGAAATATAATTTCCTCGACTTTGGACGGTGGATGCCATTTTGGGATGGTGGAGCAGGCATGTTGTGGACGGACCTGGGGCCCCGGATTCCCGAACAAAGCACGCAATTTAATTTCGTGCTCCAAACGGGTCCGGGTGTCTCGTATTTTGTGACAGAGAACACGTCGGTGACCGTCGGTATTCGCTTCCATCATATTTCCAACGCAGGGATTGGTGATCGAAATATTGGATTGAATGGCTGTCTCTTCAACGTCGGCATATCCTTTTTTTCCCCTTGA
- a CDS encoding FAD-dependent thymidylate synthase encodes MSDEQRNRKVIALAPMPPEKSAYALARYSRSPDSIEESLRWVHSHSSEKFWEQFYFAYGHGSIADLGHATVCFEQISELAAIRLEDEPLWDGQAKSSRYQNFAAAGCYVPSEIANTEIEGEYRGILGSLYNIYRLLKDPIQTHLGKRYPRPASMKPADYDRTISARTYDVIRYLLPLAAMTNVGQVVSIRTLEKQITRLLSAQLPELKGIGEDLKDACAKSPSTVWAELQQEETKGLEALAPTLSRYAGANEYQGSVYKDVLRQVKGRLKQAGYDDPQSWKGRNQPVDLLEPHAPLDELVTTLVYRVSHAPYRVLLEWVQQWSEKEKQEVVDAALRGRGPHDDLIKEFRSGYAFIFDILMDIGGWRDMHRHRRCQQIQQNFTTIHGYEVPSVLSEAGVEREYRQAMDAVRLDIERLRVSNQEAALYAIPFGFRVRCLFKMDFAEVEYVAKLRSGVKGHWSYRTVAWLMKQKMLERHPYLGSLMEATSPDIEDSLTR; translated from the coding sequence ATGAGCGACGAACAACGAAATCGGAAAGTGATTGCTTTAGCCCCGATGCCGCCGGAAAAATCTGCCTATGCCCTGGCTCGATATAGTCGTTCACCGGACTCTATTGAGGAGAGCCTGCGTTGGGTCCATTCCCATTCTTCCGAAAAATTTTGGGAGCAGTTTTATTTTGCCTATGGGCACGGCTCGATTGCCGATCTGGGGCATGCGACTGTGTGTTTCGAGCAGATCTCCGAACTTGCGGCTATTCGTCTTGAGGATGAACCTCTGTGGGATGGGCAAGCCAAATCCAGCCGCTATCAAAATTTTGCGGCAGCCGGCTGTTACGTGCCTAGCGAGATTGCGAATACGGAAATCGAAGGGGAGTATCGCGGTATCCTTGGCAGCCTCTATAACATTTATCGGTTGTTGAAAGATCCGATCCAAACCCATCTGGGGAAGCGGTATCCCAGGCCGGCGAGTATGAAGCCTGCAGATTATGATCGAACCATCAGTGCTCGAACCTATGATGTCATTCGCTATCTGCTTCCACTGGCGGCCATGACGAATGTTGGGCAGGTGGTCAGTATTCGCACATTGGAAAAGCAAATCACGCGGTTGCTGTCTGCCCAATTGCCGGAATTGAAGGGGATTGGAGAAGATCTGAAGGATGCGTGTGCCAAGTCACCTTCAACGGTGTGGGCCGAATTACAGCAAGAAGAGACCAAAGGGTTAGAGGCCTTGGCGCCGACCTTATCCCGGTATGCGGGGGCTAACGAATATCAAGGTTCGGTATACAAGGACGTGCTTCGCCAGGTCAAAGGGCGACTCAAACAGGCCGGCTATGATGATCCGCAATCCTGGAAAGGGAGGAATCAGCCGGTTGATTTGTTGGAACCGCATGCGCCGTTGGATGAATTAGTGACGACGCTCGTATACCGAGTGAGCCATGCCCCTTATCGGGTTCTCCTTGAGTGGGTACAACAGTGGTCGGAAAAGGAGAAACAGGAAGTGGTCGATGCCGCGCTACGCGGTCGTGGTCCTCATGACGATTTGATAAAGGAATTCCGTTCCGGGTATGCCTTTATCTTTGACATTCTGATGGATATCGGTGGGTGGCGGGATATGCACCGGCACCGCCGTTGTCAGCAGATTCAGCAAAATTTCACGACGATTCATGGGTACGAGGTGCCGTCCGTTTTATCGGAGGCAGGGGTGGAGAGAGAATATCGGCAAGCCATGGATGCCGTGCGACTGGATATAGAGCGGTTGCGTGTCAGCAATCAGGAGGCGGCTCTCTATGCCATTCCCTTTGGGTTTCGTGTCCGGTGTTTGTTTAAAATGGATTTTGCTGAAGTTGAGTATGTTGCCAAATTGCGGTCCGGGGTCAAGGGCCATTGGTCGTATCGAACCGTGGCCTGGCTTATGAAGCAAAAGATGCTTGAGCGACACCCGTATCTAGGAAGCCTCATGGAGGCCACGTCGCCGGATATTGAAGACTCGCTGACGCGTTAG